The bacterium sequence CGTGCACGGCGTGCAGCGGCGTGCGCTTCAATGTTTGCTCTGCCATCACGACACCTGCGTCCGGGCCCAGGCCCGCTGGAGTACGTCGATCACTTCCTCGTCGGTCGTCTGGCGGAAGTCCTCGTAAAATTCGCCCACGGCGCCGAACGACGGCGGCCGCAGCGAGCATACCACCCGGTCAACCTCTCGCTCGAGCCGGCGCACCGCGTCGGGCGCGCCTACCGGGATCGCCACGATCACCTGGCGGGCGAGCGCGTGGCGCAGCATCCGCGCGGTCACGATGACCGTGGCGCCGGTCGCCACCCCGTCGTCGACGACGATGGCGGTGCGGCCGCGGACGTCCGGATCCGGCCGCGCGCCCCGGTAGGCGACGCGGCGCCGCTCGATCTCGCCGATCTGGGTCGCGATCTCATCGCGGAGGTAGGCGTCCGTGATGCGCAGCGTCCGCGCGAGCGCCGCGTCGACGTAGACGGTCCCGTCGCCGGTTACCGCCCCGAACGCCAGCTCCGGGTTTTGCGGGGCGCGCAGCTTCCGCGGAATCGCCACGTCGAGCGGCCAATCCAGCGCGGCGACGAGGGCATCGGCCACGAGCACGCCGCCCCGCGGGATCGCGAGCGCGATCGCGGGGCCGAGGTTGAGGGCGGCGAGTTCCCGTCCGAGGTGGTCGCCGGCGTCCCGCCGGTCGCGAAACCGCATCGCCGCACGCGTCCGCTCAAGCCTTGCGCCCGCGCGCAAGGCCGATTGCCTGCTGCTCCTCCTCCGAGAGCTTCTGTGGAGAGACCCCACCCTCGACCGGCTTCCCGTAGATGCGGGAGCCCTGGCGGTCGTTCAGCACGCTGATCACGACGCCGTTCGCCTTCGCGTCGAGCAGTGCCATGCTGAAGGACATGTTGCCGCCCATCTCCGGGAACGGGTTGAACCGCACGATGCTCACGCTCCGGACGGTTTGCGGCAGCGCCGCGTTGATCTCGGTGATGTTCTGCTCGAGGGCCTCGAGCCGGCGCGTCACCGCGGCGAACTGCCGCTGAATCGCCTCTTCCGGCGTGAGGATCTCCACGGGCTTCGCCGGCCGGCTGCGGGCCAGCGCGACGATGAAGACGATGGCGGCCACGCACGCGGCGGCGAGGAGCGCATAGGCGAGCGTATCCGGCGAGGCATCCCGGAGGATGTTCAGTCCGTCGTCCTCCCTCCTGCGGACGTCGGACGATCTCGTTCGATCTCGCGGGAAGGCATCCCTTTGGTGCACGCACGTTCGCCCATTGACAGAACGCCCCGAGACGCATATCTGTATAGATATATATATGTCTAGCCACCTACGCTTGGATGACCGAGCGCGGCGCCCGCGCTGCGGCGGCGCCGTGCGGCCCGGGACGGCCGGGCTGCTCGCGGCGGTCCTTGCCATCTCGGGTAATCCGGCTCTCGCGACGGCCGCGGCGGGTGCCGGTGCGGTGACGGGGATCATCGTGGAGCGCAGCGAGGTCGATGCGCGCATCGTAATCGGGGTCGACCGGACGTTCCACTACGCGATCGA is a genomic window containing:
- a CDS encoding phosphoribosyltransferase family protein; translated protein: MRFRDRRDAGDHLGRELAALNLGPAIALAIPRGGVLVADALVAALDWPLDVAIPRKLRAPQNPELAFGAVTGDGTVYVDAALARTLRITDAYLRDEIATQIGEIERRRVAYRGARPDPDVRGRTAIVVDDGVATGATVIVTARMLRHALARQVIVAIPVGAPDAVRRLEREVDRVVCSLRPPSFGAVGEFYEDFRQTTDEEVIDVLQRAWARTQVS
- a CDS encoding DUF4446 family protein, with protein sequence MAAIVFIVALARSRPAKPVEILTPEEAIQRQFAAVTRRLEALEQNITEINAALPQTVRSVSIVRFNPFPEMGGNMSFSMALLDAKANGVVISVLNDRQGSRIYGKPVEGGVSPQKLSEEEQQAIGLARGRKA